The Mercurialis annua linkage group LG8, ddMerAnnu1.2, whole genome shotgun sequence genome window below encodes:
- the LOC126661361 gene encoding glycosylinositol phosphorylceramide mannosyl transferase 1, which produces MRGSLLMNRRGVQRFRQIAVIVSGSLKNKLLSLLCCCLAFFTLLALVNRASDNWTRNNSDFIDRFSIPGKGYAILMNTWKRYDLLKQSIAHYSSCDGLESIHIVWSEPDPPSDSLVKFLTRVVESNSKRARRVELKFDINVEDSLNNRFKEIKDLETDAVFSIDDDIIFSCSTVEFAFNVWQSAPDAMVGFVPRAHWIDKSQGKNDYYTYGGWWSVWWTGTYSMVLSKAAFFHKKYLGLYTNEMPASIREYTRKNRNCEDIAMSFLVANATGAPPIWVKGKIFEIGSTGISSLGGHTERRTQCVNRFVAEYGRMPLVSTTVKAVDSRHAWFW; this is translated from the exons ATGCGCGGGAGTTTACTGATGAATCGGAGAGGAGTACAGAGATTCCGGCAAATCGCAGTAATAGTAAGCGGATCACTGAAAAATAAGCTGTTATCACTGCTCTGCTGCTGCCTAGCTTTTTTTACTCTACTTGCGCTCGTTAATCGCGCCTCTGATAACTGGACACGAAACAACAGTGATTTTATTGATCGATTCTCTATTCCAGG TAAAGGATATGCTATATTAATGAATACATGGAAGAGATATGATCTGTTAAAACAATCAATTGCTCACTATTCATCATGTGATGGACTTGAATCTATACATATTGTGTGGAGTGAGCCTGATCCTCCTTCGGATTCGCTTGTGAAGTTTTTAACTCGAGTTGTTGAATCGAATTCGAAACGTGCGAGGCGAGTTGAATTGAAATTCGATATCAATGTGGAGGATAGTTTGAACAATAGGTTTAAAGAGATTAAGGATTTGGAAACGGATGCTGTTTTTTCGATTGatgatgatattattttttCGTGCTCTACGGTGGAATTTGCTTTCAATGTTTGGCAGAGTGCTCCTGATGCAATGGTCGGGTTTGTGCCTCGTGCTCATTGGATTGATAAATCG CAAGGGAAAAATGATTACTATACATATGGTGGATGGTGGTCTGTTTGGTGGACTGGTACATACAGTATGGTACTCTCAAAGGCGGCCTTTTTCCACAAAAAATATCTCGGTTTATACACGAATGAGATGCCGGCATCAATTAGAGAGTACACAAGAAAAAACAG GAATTGTGAAGATATTGCGATGTCCTTTCTTGTAGCAAATGCAACTGGAGCTCCACCAATATGGGTGAAAG GTAAGATATTCGAGATTGGTTCCACTGGAATTAGTAGCTTGGGAGGTCACACTGAAAGACGAACTCAATGTGTTAACAGATTTGTTGCAGAATACGGAAGAATGCCCTTAGTATCAACTACAGTTAAAGCTGTCGACAGTCGCCACGCCTGGTTTTGGTGA
- the LOC126659722 gene encoding uncharacterized protein LOC126659722: MGLEGSLQSLQNLHLPLPNSQFSCRRSVTGAPFCISSLPRRKINRSFSYSFIRTPTLFSSSDNLKTSGLKRSCSVDSNEYFNQEFLREIEDFSQKFDVFDDYNTNITDSGYVASKIDHKIKKTDSSMSFLPSKLEFLEPSFLGILPEPPEWPEREEIVKMGIQLKANSVDIPLSLRMIGKKQKCELGFVDETEEFAYCAMDKAFSSMVLMIRELQNHALSIRANLYSEDLTAVISKFHKEMNASFVWLFQQVFSRTPTLMIYVMLLLANFTLHSMDGNMATGLTIPVPIHTITIEESGKENSGLIRLPSPSVGFLGDQEMSEEEEELELWNMVVQEAKLMQEEESGFSILDRETTNGFVSPVSVEIEAEDYVEFYRTDLVYQMGIAENPGNTLLLSNYAHFLYKVRHDYNRAEECFKRAIMSGPPDAETFSRYADFLWLVRNDLWNAEEVYLQAVEADPENHYYMSKYANFLWNTGAEDTCFPLSASPPPPHKVM, from the exons ATGGGACTAGAGGGTTCTCTTCAAAGTTTACAAAATTTGCACCTACCTCTTCCAAATTCACAGTTTTCTTGCCGGAGATCGGTTACCGGAGCTCCGTTTTGTATATCTTCATTACCTAGACGGAAAATTAATCGAtcattttcatattcttttattCGTACACCAACCTTATTTAGTTCTTCCGATAATCTTAAAACATCCGGTCTAAAAAGATCTTGTAGTGTAGATTCTAACGAGTATTTCAACCAAGAATTTCTACGAGAAATTGAAGATTTCTCACAGAAATTCGATGTTTTCGACGATTATAACACGAACATTACTGATTCGGGTTACGTTGCGTCGAAAATCGATCATAAAATCAAGAAAACTGATTCTTCAATGTCTTTCTTGCCTTCCAAGTTAGAGTTTCTCGAGCCGAGTTTTCTCGGGATCTTACCGGAGCCTCCGGAATGGCCGGAAAGAGAAGAGATTGTGAAGATGGGAATCCAATTAAAGGCAAATTCTGTTGATATTCCGTTATCGTTACGGATGATCGGAAAAAAGCAGAAATGTGAATTAGGGTTTGTAGATGAAACAGAGGAGTTTGCATATTGTGCTATGGATAAAGCTTTTTCTTCAATGGTTCTTATGATTAGAGAGCTTCAAAATCATGCATTATCAATTAGGGCTAATCTTTACAGTGAAGATTTAACCGCAGTAATTAGTAAATTTCATAAGGAAATGAATGCTTCATTTGTTTGGTTATTTCAACAAGTTTTTTCAAGAACTCCCACACTTATGATCTATGTAATGCTTCTTTTAGCTAATTTCACACTCCATTCAATGGATGGAAATATGGCTACTGGTCTGACCATCCCAGTCCCGATCCATACGATAACAATCGAAGAATCGGGTAAAGAAAACTCAGGTTTGATTCGACTTCCGAGTCCGAGTGTCGGGTTTCTTGGAGATCAAGAAATGAGCGAAGAAGAGGAGGAATTGGAATTGTGGAATATGGTAGTACAGGAGGCAAAATTGATGCAAGAAGAAGAATCAGGATTTTCGATTCTTGATCGAGAGACGACGAACGGATTTGTATCGCCGGTATCGGTGGAGATTGAAGCAGAGGATTATGTGGAATTTTACAGAACAGATCTTGTGTATCAGATGGGTATAGCTGAGAATCCAGGGAATACTCTTCTGCTTTCTAATTATGCTCATTTTCTATACAAAGTTCGACATGACTATAACAG AGCGGAGGAATGCTTCAAGCGAGCGATAATGTCAGGCCCGCCCGACGCAGAAACATTCAGCCGATACGCAGATTTCTTATGGTTAGTACGGAATGATCTATGGAATGCTGAAGAAGTATACTTGCAAGCAGTAGAAGCTGATCCAGAGAATCATTATTATATGTCTAAATATGCTAATTTTTTATGGAACACTGGGGCTGAGGACACGTGTTTTCCTCTGAGTGCTTCACCTCCTCCTCCTCATAAGGTTATGTAA